Proteins encoded in a region of the Caldanaerobius fijiensis DSM 17918 genome:
- the wzy gene encoding O-antigen polysaccharide polymerase Wzy: MNNINQLITNKYNINFLLYILLGLLIGLFSIILTNFMYVSFKAFLLGLTIILFSIVLINKRSKQFGLADPLLIFLSFFAAYNGLILIQFAFEFNKDLLISKIYPLTFKSSTVIYAGYLGIIALVGLIIGEKLSELFIKRQKIQIFTEKEYVIKRNALLYTGIVMYCTGLMLFFLNYQRVGGFFHYISLQRGAGMTLLSQVRGSLPYSSFIFPGIAIVYYNFFNTKDKKILYISLLFLLLWIILMIIQGDRRYLAYSLIIIYGIWIIQKNIKVRINKKIVFYAIIIYICLTFFAQVRFLISPIMNNEMKIQDGITWITEHININWFLPGENEFAGPYFTLLYSIENRSKLLYGSSYVNSIANILPRSLYPGPKPPTIAQDFALFIHNSYMSNFPFVIGWGYSPVAEAYNNFGLFGIFIIFIIYGLILSFIRVFKRKGLFGILIYSMILPELMNFNRIDFSSILQELFFNIIGVFIAMLLYKILKEHSCNDLKWAKMS; the protein is encoded by the coding sequence ATGAATAATATTAATCAGTTAATCACAAATAAATATAACATTAATTTTTTATTATATATACTTTTAGGGTTGTTAATTGGGTTATTTTCAATAATATTAACTAATTTTATGTATGTTTCATTTAAGGCTTTTTTATTAGGATTAACAATTATATTGTTTTCGATTGTTTTAATAAATAAAAGATCTAAACAATTTGGATTAGCAGATCCATTATTAATTTTTTTGTCTTTTTTTGCAGCATATAATGGATTAATCCTTATTCAATTTGCGTTTGAATTTAATAAAGATTTATTAATTTCTAAAATATATCCACTTACATTTAAATCATCGACAGTTATTTATGCAGGTTATTTAGGAATAATAGCATTGGTAGGATTAATTATTGGAGAAAAGTTATCTGAATTATTTATTAAAAGACAAAAAATACAAATTTTTACCGAAAAAGAATATGTAATAAAAAGAAATGCTTTATTATATACAGGTATTGTAATGTATTGTACAGGTTTAATGTTATTTTTTTTAAATTATCAAAGGGTAGGAGGTTTTTTCCATTATATATCATTACAAAGAGGAGCAGGAATGACTTTATTATCCCAAGTAAGAGGTTCACTTCCGTATAGCAGTTTTATATTTCCGGGGATAGCAATAGTTTATTATAACTTTTTTAACACTAAAGATAAAAAGATTCTGTATATATCATTATTATTTTTATTGTTATGGATAATTTTAATGATAATTCAAGGTGATCGCCGTTATTTAGCCTATTCTTTAATTATAATTTATGGTATTTGGATAATACAAAAGAACATAAAAGTTAGAATAAATAAAAAAATAGTATTTTATGCTATCATTATTTATATTTGCTTGACTTTTTTTGCACAAGTCAGATTTTTGATTTCACCAATAATGAATAATGAAATGAAAATACAAGATGGCATAACATGGATTACTGAACACATAAATATAAATTGGTTTTTACCTGGCGAAAACGAATTTGCAGGTCCGTATTTTACTTTATTGTATTCAATTGAAAATAGAAGCAAATTACTATATGGATCTTCATATGTTAATTCAATAGCAAATATATTGCCAAGAAGCTTATATCCTGGACCAAAACCTCCAACTATAGCACAAGACTTTGCATTATTTATTCATAATAGTTATATGTCCAATTTCCCTTTTGTTATTGGATGGGGTTATAGTCCAGTTGCTGAAGCATATAATAATTTTGGTTTGTTTGGGATTTTTATTATTTTTATAATTTATGGGTTAATTTTATCATTTATTCGTGTTTTTAAAAGGAAAGGATTATTTGGAATTTTAATTTATTCTATGATTTTACCGGAATTAATGAACTTTAATCGAATTGATTTTAGTTCTATACTCCAAGAACTTTTTTTCAATATTATTGGTGTTTTTATTGCCATGTTGCTTTATAAAATATTAAAGGAGCATTCCTGTAATGATTTAAAATGGGCGAAAATGAGCTAA